In Naumovozyma castellii chromosome 1, complete genome, one DNA window encodes the following:
- the GIC1 gene encoding Gic1p (ancestral locus Anc_5.331): MNNQVVLPQMKSIWLDEDQEVEKLYGGVRAQQFLGVDDDDEDMGIKVLNSDKPLLENKKFQNVAKYRTMVDNEKTGASNMATLHDNSGKKKKKFFGNLFNISMSKESRSGSASSRKISNPYDFQHISHADGKLDGKPLTTEEKQILEQPHQMQLQLPIFQDNWDVNKRASKTSDKLSVPKSRPRSNESSVYSNVTVDTGRIVSSATMATTFLERTPSFDKLHCKSAKKMNHYRNQSDQSDVSVEFLKNYSFPTLLEDKPITSFNGTKPTLNKHQSSPQLNLEGTMFGNTTFLNDKNMVKRSSSGATRVSVDDVLRYYHGSSDTNSPPLYGYE; encoded by the coding sequence ATGAATAACCAAGTCGTGTTGCCTCAGATGAAATCCATCTGGCTTGATGAAGATCAAGAGGTGGAGAAGCTGTACGGTGGAGTGCGGGCCCAACAATTCCTTGGGGtagatgacgatgatgaagacaTGGGTATCAAGGTGCTCAACAGTGACAAACCTCTTTTagagaacaagaaattccaaaacGTGGCGAAGTACAGAACCATGGTGGACAATGAGAAGACAGGAGCCTCAAATATGGCCACCCTCCATGACAATAGTGgcaaaaagaagaagaaattctttggaaatttgTTTAACATAAGTATGAGCAAGGAGTCAAGAAGTGGCTCAGCATCTTCTAGGAAGATATCGAATCCCTATGATTTCCAACATATATCTCATGCAGATGGGAAATTGGATGGCAAGCCACTTACAACAGAGGAGAAACAGATTCTGGAACAACCTCATCAAATGCAATTACAATTACCCATCTTTCAGGACAACTGGGACGTCAATAAACGTGCTTCGAAAACCAGCGACAAATTATCTGTTCCAAAATCAAGACCTCGTTCTAATGAGTCATCTGTATATTCCAATGTGACAGTGGACACTGGACGAATTGTCTCCTCGGCCACTATGGCTACGACCTTTTTGGAAAGGACCCCTTCGTTTGATAAATTACATTGTAAGTCAGCAAAGAAGATGAACCATTACAGAAATCAATCTGATCAAAGTGATGTCTCAGTAGAATTTCTAAAGAACTATTCGTTTCCTACGttattggaagataaaCCAATAACGAGTTTTAATGGTACTAAACCAACATTGAATAAACATCAATCATCGCCACAATTGAACTTGGAGGGAACCATGTTTGGAAACACTACTTTTCTAAACGATAAAAATATGGTCAAACGGAGTAGTAGTGGTGCGACGAGGGTATCTGTGGATGATGTACTCCGATACTATCATGGATCCAGTGACACAAATTCACCTCCTCTATATGGATATGAATAA
- the FYV4 gene encoding mitochondrial 37S ribosomal protein mS41 (ancestral locus Anc_5.325) — MIGRARLFSTTTRLLAVNKRVVPPTTEKLPDVSAFLTRIGRECSELTETYENDWNNLFSWNGRILKEKGVPVAQRKYVLKQVENLRQGHEERVRELKKGKKSFFGGERKRKANRAKWEAEQRKELADS, encoded by the coding sequence ATGATCGGTCGTGCACGTCTATTTAGTACTACAACGAGGCTTCTCGCCGTAAATAAGAGAGTGGTTCCACCCACAACAGAGAAACTCCCCGACGTGAGTGCGTTTCTCACTAGGATTGGAAGAGAGTGCTCTGAGCTGACGGAGACTTATGAGAACGATTGGAACAACCTGTTTTCTTGGAATGGCAGgattttgaaagagaaggGAGTCCCTGTAGCACAGAGGAAATATGTGTTGAAACAGGTCGAGAATCTACGTCAAGGGCATGAAGAGCGTGTCAGAGAGTTGAAAAAGGGGAAGAAATCGTTCTTTGGAGGTGAAAGGAAGAGGAAAGCTAATAGAGCTAAGTGGGAAGCAGAGCAGAGGAAAGAGCTAGCTGATTCGTAA
- the MED6 gene encoding mediator complex subunit MED6 (ancestral locus Anc_5.324), whose protein sequence is MNTPLDELQWKSPEWIQAFGLRTDNVLDYFSESPFFEKTSNNHVIKMQRQFSQDPAQQSAAEQGQEFIPTGTNPTASTLLNTDDFSYLNKDPIRKDLLGKYPLHFVLEQELKKLKGIEYVLSNVREPDFWQIRKQYRSQPGNKIETLQNYYIIGANVYQSPTIFKVVQSRLLSSTLHLSKTLDDIYKLTEFKPSQGMQFIKPPMAPTTSNTSNATSNNPATTTAGNVSRSSGPPTMVMGGGPQPSGGAGGLHTGTMGAVSTSQYDNSLNERNNQDSISKEMMNKLILTSIKSTPEYI, encoded by the coding sequence ATGAACACACCACTGGATGAACTGCAATGGAAGTCTCCGGAATGGATCCAGGCATTCGGTCTCAGGACAGATAATGTCCTGGACTACTTCTCCGAGTCTCCCTTCTTTGAGAAGACCTCCAACAACCACGTCATAAAGATGCAGAGACAATTCTCTCAGGATCCGGCACAACAATCTGCTGCTGAACAGGGACAGGAGTTCATCCCTACAGGTACCAACCCTACTGCTTCCACACTCTTGAATACAGACGACTTCTCGTATTTGAATAAGGATCCTATAAGGAAGGATCTTCTGGGAAAATATCCGTTGCATTTCGTGCTGGAACAAgagttgaagaagttgaaagGGATAGAGTATGTCCTCTCCAACGTGAGGGAACCAGATTTCTGGCAAATAAGAAAACAGTACCGCTCTCAACCTGGTAACAAGATCGAAACTCTGCAAAATTACTACATTATCGGAGCCAATGTGTACCAATCACCCACTATATTCAAAGTCGTACAAAGTAGACTCCTGTCTTCCACGTTACATCTCTCGAAGACCCTGGATGACATATATAAGTTGACGGAATTCAAGCCTTCACAAGGGATGCAATTCATCAAGCCTCCCATGGCGCCGACGACATCCAATACGTCCAATGCCACGAGTAACAATCCAGCCACTACGACGGCAGGGAATGTGAGTAGGAGTAGTGGACCACCCACGATGGTTATGGGTGGTGGACCACAGCCTAGTGGAGGAGCAGGAGGTTTGCATACGGGTACGATGGGTGCGGTAAGCACGTCTCAATATGACAACTCTCTCAACGAGAGGAACAATCAGGATTCTATCTCGAAGGAGATGATGAATAAGTTGATCTTGACGAGTATCAAGTCCACCccagaatatatataa
- the COX17 gene encoding copper metallochaperone COX17 (ancestral locus Anc_5.205), translating to MSELHTNTTPSCHDETKKQEQAQEDKPKPCCVCKPEKEERDKCLLFNTEADETPASCQEFIDKYKACMRGYGFEV from the coding sequence ATGTCAGAACTACATACCAATACAACTCCATCGTGTCACGACgaaacaaagaaacaagagCAAGCTCAAGAGGACAAACCAAAACCATGCTGCGTGTGTAAACCAGAAAAGGAGGAAAGAGATAAGTGTTTACTGTTTAATACCGAGGCTGATGAAACTCCTGCTAGCTGTCAAGAGTTTATAGATAAGTACAAGGCTTGTATGAGAGGATATGGTTTCGAGGTATAA
- the DDE1 gene encoding Dde1p (ancestral locus Anc_5.287), with amino-acid sequence MIYASRLANNERRISLLKEGHSFIDQSVHSIASSQSSKMFWFDLLKLVLTALVILLLTDRFINSFLLDFKRDLSKVALNQQSNISPVRKENETAVYRNFLAPQGFPLTTGLGISHGYKIRNGNFADVWMAIMEVSTNKLALHFGKDHSTSLESINGMINTILSNEQFKDVKDIGINVSVASSSGFALMVAAMLRSVTGNGGVPHILNAVPRERIESLDVLAIDSWSKYERLGESKDWYKLIIICEPKTGKNGNHLEYSNVITFDKLISDYKQDKVFRYSPPDDNLDDKKALLKISFQNMTTEFSQLNLVSSLATFIKGFPMNHEITGKDCLTILLRDTSKNSNISLQMWTKLLSVLLHGGSISFIDQTLTMRNIPTTTTLLLTELDSLKKLADSVKNQDPPISILQRLKLSYSKTLISEGIFTQVGKHSLPELDQLRCIFVADSLEGTEQITTFKSSIPKLQKEKYFNSLDTRQLNSLRAIFGSRIVIELYCPYLIFGPIFQTNFYDYRVFSDSVNKNFICFGTLSTSLEGKLIATLNDLDITKRQGMLCVRGFTIGKPLESSRQDAARKLSAQLGGGEGWMPLNGVFGLWGKDGCFYLYTDHHSEKYKKFIEANGLWPY; translated from the coding sequence atgatttaCGCGTCTCGTTTAGCCAACAATGAACGACGAATTTCACTATTAAAGGAGGGccattcattcattgacCAGTCTGTTCACAGCATTGCATCCTCCCAGAGCAGCAAGATGTTCTGGTTTGATTTGCTGAAATTGGTCCTTACGGCCCTCGTCATCCTGCTCCTCACGGACAGGTTCATCAATTCGTTCTTGCTGGACTTCAAGAGAGACCTGAGCAAAGTAGCTCTGAATCAGCAATCCAATATCTCCCCTGTGAGGAAGGAGAACGAAACTGCTGTTTACAGGAACTTTCTGGCACCACAGGGGTTCCCTTTGACTACCGGATTGGGCATCTCCCATGGGTATAAGATTAGAAATGGGAACTTTGCTGATGTTTGGATGGCTATTATGGAAGTATCTACTAATAAACTAGCATTgcattttggaaaagacCATTCCACCTCTTTGGAGAGCATCAATGGAATGATAAACACGATACTATCAAACgaacaatttaaagatgTTAAGGATATTGGAATTAATGTCTCTGTTGCTTCCTCTTCAGGGTTCGCTCTTATGGTTGCTGCAATGCTTCGAAGTGTCACTGGTAATGGTGGTGTCCCACATATACTTAATGCAGTTCCAAGGGAGAGAATCGAAAGCTTAGATGTTTTGGCCATTGATTCGTGGTCTAAATATGAAAGATTGGGCGAAAGTAAAGATTGGTATAAGTTGATCATTATATGCGAACCTAAAACTGGGAAAAATGGTAACCATTTAGAATATTCAAACGTTATTACTTTTGATAAACTGATCTCCGATTATAAACAAGACAAAGTTTTCAGATATTCACCACCAGATGATAATTTAGATGATAAAAAAGCACTATTAAAGATATCCTTCCAAAATATGACTACAGAATTCTCACAACTAAACCTAGTGAGTAGTTTAGCCACTTTCATTAAGGGTTTCCCCATGAATCATGAAATTACTGGGAAAGATTGTTTAACAATACTTTTGCGAGATACGTCTAAAAATTCGAACATTTCCCTACAAATGTGGACTAAACTATTATCCGTATTACTTCATGGTGGCTCTATCTCATTTATTGATCAAACGTTAACAATGCGAAACATTcctacaacaacaacattaCTATTAACCGAATTAGATTCCCTGAAGAAACTAGCAGATTCAGTCAAGAACCAAGACCCACCAATATCCATCCTACAAAGGCTAAAATTATCGTATTCGAAAACTTTGATTAGCGAGGGGATATTTACTCAGGTAGGTAAACACTCGTTACCAGaattggatcaattgaGATGTATATTCGTGGCTGATTCTCTAGAAGGTACAGAACAAATAACAACATTCAAATCATCTATACCAAAACtacaaaaggaaaaatatttcaactCTCTAGACACAAGACAATTGAATTCCTTGCGTGCCATTTTTGGTTCAAGAATCgttattgaattatattGCCCATATCTGATATTTGGCCCCATATTCCAAACCAACTTTTATGATTATAGAGTCTTCTCTGATTCAGTAAATAAAAACTTTATTTGCTTTGGTACTTTATCAACATCTTTAGAGGGTAAACTAATTGCCACTTTGAATGATTTAGATATCACAAAAAGGCAAGGGATGCTATGCGTAAGAGGATTTACCATTGGTAAGCCTCTAGAATCCAGCCGTCAAGATGCAGCAAGGAAATTAAGTGCTCAATTAGGTGGTGGGGAAGGCTGGATGCCATTAAATGGAGTATTTGGGTTATGGGGTAAAGATGGGTGCTTTTACCTATATACTGACCATCACTCCGAGAAATACAAAAAATTTATAGAAGCAAATGGTTTATGGCCATATTAG
- the DAP2 gene encoding dipeptidyl aminopeptidase (ancestral locus Anc_5.272), with translation MDRTDTPDAEETPLLFDKRKPVQDKLTKYGIIAILLIWGTVLLFRVIPSLPGRKFKLAHSKTTKNGLQKISFENVRKDLFKPKMQSLQWLNTPEAKENDKGLYVANIDDRYVIKSVFDRGYSESLLNSKNFTFQGVEYKVDSMAAAPDLSQLIIRTNTKQNWRHSTFGSYFVYNKTSEEFHHIGDDIALAKWSPNSVDMVYIQGNNMYLYSTESHTTVETITSDGDARVFNGKPDWVYEEEVLESDCALWWSPDGQYIAFFKIDESQVKEFTIPYYVQDKDDLYPEMKTIKYPKSGTPNPDVDLWIYSIKEKDSFPVNVNHLSRESSPVLITEVVWVGEENLIMKISDRSSDILKVVLVDTLNKESQLVRKNPSEGGWWEITHNTLYIPKNDTLDRFHNGYVDLFPVDGFNHLVYFSSFNSSKPIILTRGEWEVVGGPLAFDHELNRIYFIATRKSSIERHVYYVELHKPEEIHPVTDTLSRGVYGISFSAGARFALLSYRGPKVPYQKIIDFKSKENLDFGELDGNILGKTLYYLEKNEKLREILKEYDVPKKEFKELNLGKDDDGEDILVNAFEILPNDFNPKLKDYYPVFFYAYGGPNSQQVLQGFSIGFNEVVASQLNAIVVVVDGRGTGFKGKRFRSLVRDNLGEYEAIDQISAAKLYSAKKYVNANKISLFGWSYGGYLTLKVLERDAGEYFKYGMAVAPVTDWSLYDTVYTERYMHTPQENIDGYVKSSVHNATSFGKVNRFLVMHGTGDDNVHFQNTLKFLDLLNLNNVENYDMHVFPDSDHAIKYHNANNMVYDRLLNWAGKAFTDQF, from the coding sequence ATGGATAGGACTGATACGCCAGATGCTGAGGAAACACCTCTTCTTTTTGATAAGAGGAAACCCGTCCAGGATAAATTGACTAAATATGGGATTATTGCCATCCTATTGATATGGGGGACAGTACTCTTATTTAGGGTCATCCCTTCTTTACCAGGAAGGAAATTTAAATTGGCTCATTCCAAGACCACTAAGAATGGACTACAGAAGATTTCCTTTGAGAATGTAAGGAAGGACTTGTTTAAACCCAAGATGCAGAGTTTGCAATGGTTGAATACTCCCGAGGCTAAGGAAAATGACAAAGGTTTATATGTGGCTAACATTGATGATCGATACGTGATTAAATCAGTATTTGATAGAGGTTATTCTGAGAGTTTGTTGAATAGTAAGAATTTCACTTTCCAGGGAGTGGAATATAAAGTAGATTCCATGGCAGCTGCACCGGATTTGTCACAGTTGATAATCAGGACTAATACAAAGCAAAATTGGAGGCATTCCACTTTTGGTTCATATTTTGTCTATAATAAGACAAGTGAAGAGTTTCATCATATTGGTGATGATATTGCTTTGGCTAAATGGTCACCAAATTCTGTGGATATGGTCTATATACAAGGTAATAATATGTATTTGTACTCCACTGAGTCTCATACCACAGTGGAAACCATCACATCAGATGGAGATGCTCGAGTGTTTAATGGGAAACCAGATTGGGTTtacgaagaagaagttttGGAGAGTGATTGTGCCCTCTGGTGGTCACCCGATGGTCAATACATTGCGTTTTTCAAGATTGATGAATCTCAAGTAAAGGAATTCACCATCCCATATTATGTGCAAGATAAGGACGATTTATATCCCGAAATGAAGACAATTAAATACCCTAAGAGTGGGACGCCTAATCCTGATGTGGATCTTTGGATTTATAGCATTAAGGAGAAGGATTCATTTCCTGTGAATGTGAACCATCTTTCCAGAGAGAGTTCACCTGTCTTAATCACTGAAGTTGTATGGGTAGGTGAGGAGAActtaataatgaagattaGTGATCGTTCGTCTGATATATTGAAAGTTGTTCTCGTCGATACATTGAATAAAGAATCTCAATTGGTAAGAAAAAATCCATCTGAAGGTGGATGGTGGGAAATTACACACAATACGTTATACATCCCTAAGAATGACACATTAGATAGATTCCATAATGGATACGTTGATCTTTTCCCCGTGGATGGATTCAATCATCTCGTCTATTTCAGttcttttaattcttccaagCCAATTATATTAACAAGAGGTGAATGGGAAGTGGTAGGTGGACCTCTAGCCTTTGACCATGAATTAAACCgtatttattttattgcCACTAGGAAGtcatcaattgaaagacATGTCTACTATGTGGAATTGCATAAACCAGAAGAAATACACCCAGTTACAGACACTCTATCCAGAGGCGTCTATGGAATCTCCTTCTCTGCCGGTGCTCGTTTTGCGCTATTATCGTACAGGGGCCCCAAGGTACCatatcaaaaaattattgatttcAAATCGAAGGAAAACCTTGATTTTGGTGAACTCGACGGTAATATTCTTGGTAAGACCTTATATTACCTTGAAAAAAACGAAAAATTGAGAGAAATTCTGAAGGAGTATGACGTTCCaaaaaaagaattcaaagaattgaaCTTAGGTAAAGATGACGATGGTGAGGATATCCTAGTCAATGCCTTTGAAATTCTCCCTAATGATTTCAATCCAAAATTGAAGGATTACTATCCAGTATTTTTCTATGCCTATGGTGGACCCAATTCTCAACAAGTTCTTCAAGGATTTTCCATTGGATTTAACGAAGTGGTTGCATCTCAATTGAACGCCATTGTTGTGGTGGTAGATGGTCGTGGTACAGGATTTAAAGGGAAACGATTCCGTTCCTTGGTGAGGGATAATCTTGGTGAATACGAAGCCATTGATCAAATATCTGCAGCCAAGCTTTATAGTGCGAAAAAGTACGTCAATGctaataaaatttcattatttggatGGTCATATGGTGGTTATCTAACATTAAAGGTGCTGGAAAGAGACGCTGgagaatatttcaaatatggGATGGCTGTGGCACCAGTTACAGATTGGAGTCTTTATGATACTGTTTACACGGAAAGGTACATGCATACCCCACAGGAGAATATTGATGGATATGTTAAATCCAGTGTTCACAACGCCACGTCATTTGGTAAAGTTAATAGGTTTTTGGTTATGCATGGTACAGGGGATGATAATGTTCATTTCCAGAATACGttgaaattcttggatCTCTTGAACTTGAATAATGTAGAAAACTACGATATGCACGTTTTCCCTGACTCAGACCATGCTATTAAATACCATAATGCTAACAACATGGTGTACGATAGATTGTTGAATTGGGCTGGTAAGGCTTTCACCGATCAATTCTAA
- the VMA22 gene encoding Vma22p (ancestral locus Anc_5.330), producing the protein MQSTRNGLITLPTEDNIRETMGEAMDTNGDAPYVRLVSLLAEYDSLLEQLQSSMSDGFHNLSRANYFNKDSLRGSYGVDYWDESYIGELTVEITGSTRPEVDIIRKKPILKTDDDGDDGSLEEKPDATDSTIKKRKGKNKEEKQRSTQKKKNTVYRDPITMFGGGLMIPSSLRQCQSNFKGCIPLFTQLINCKIRLNELLEEIKD; encoded by the coding sequence atgcAGTCAACCAGAAATGGACTAATTACTCTACCGACAGAAGATAATATCAGAGAAACGATGGGAGAGGCAATGGATACGAATGGTGATGCACCATATGTTCGATTGGTAAGTTTATTGGCGGAGTATGATAGTCTTTTGGAACAATTACAAAGCTCCATGTCCGATGGGTTCCATAATTTAAGTAGAGCCAACTATTTCAATAAGGATTCATTGCGTGGATCGTATGGGGTGGATTATTGGGACGAATCGTACATTGGAGAACTCACAGTCGAGATTACTGGAAGTACAAGACCAGAAGTTGACATTATTCGAAAGAAGCCGATATTGAAAAcggatgatgatggtgatgatggGTCTCTAGAGGAGAAACCAGATGCCACCGATTCTACCATCAAGAAGAGGAAAGGTAAGAATAAGGAAGAGAAGCAACGATCGacacagaagaagaaaaatactGTATACAGAGACCCAATCACCATGTTTGGTGGTGGGTTAATGATTCCGTCTAGTCTAAGACAATGCCAGTCCAACTTTAAAGGTTGTATTCCTCTGTTCACACAATTGATCAACTGTAAGATAAGGTTGAATGAATTGCTGgaagaaataaaagattga